One region of Brassica napus cultivar Da-Ae chromosome A10, Da-Ae, whole genome shotgun sequence genomic DNA includes:
- the LOC106370525 gene encoding early nodulin-like protein 1 has product MFLWLVIVLMVSGSVSSNEYKLHWVIPPANVSTSLNDWASSQRFQVGDTIRFKYKKDSVMQVTKEGYMQCNSSHPRFYSNTGKTRFMFDHSVPYYFISGTSGHCEKGQKMIVEVMTHDRTTTSVAPTPAIAVWLCFFSFTLSLVA; this is encoded by the exons atgtttCTTTGGCTAGTAATTGTCTTAATGGTTTCTGGTTCAGTCTCTTCAAATGAATACAAACTCCATTGGGTTATTCCTCCTGCAAATGTTTCAACAAGTCTTAACGATTGGGCTTCCAGTCAACGGTTCCAAGTTGGAGACACCATTC GATTCAAGTACAAGAAAGATTCGGTGATGCAAGTGACAAAGGAGGGTTATATGCAATGCAATTCGTCGCACCCAAGATTCTACTCGAATACGGGCAAGACCCGGTTCATGTTTGATCACTCAGTTCCTTACTATTTCATAAGTGGAACGTCTGGTCACTGTGAAAAAGGTCAGAAAATGATCGTCGAGGTCATGACTCACGACCGTACCACCACATCCGTAGCTCCTACGCCTGCAATTGCCGTTTGGTTGTGTTTCTTCAGCTTCACGTTATCTCTTGTAGCTTAG
- the LOC106418445 gene encoding uncharacterized protein LOC106418445, giving the protein MCSLTSPAGEVNQSKRRSKRIKKRKQMESTSMDKSPSNLETSRRQIRRKTKRPKFLSLKLELGTSHEIEESRGTTKSKKKKKKKQKQSKTKGVDTTAFKEKKRAETVGGEKEEEHYDNVAAYLFSSATDSSMSSIQDLLPSSAVHVDRGGGRNLPPYDRQEHGGSSSSSLLKTAMRKGASKEEETTEERWVSYSEVVEEVMSRSGTPRCCVGDGKDGRRSLALKLDYEQIMEAWSDKGTLYVDGEPPQTVPDLHGSADVFNGGGDSGSLWTVPEMETTERLWRGHREASLLRYKEKRQNRLFSKRIRYEVRKLNAEKRPRVKGRFVKRDD; this is encoded by the exons ATGTGTAGTTTAACCAGTCCGGCCGGCGAAGTTAATCAGAGCAAGAGAAGATCGAAGAGGATCAAGAAGAGGAAACAGATGGAATCAACTTCCATGGACAAGTCTCCTTCGAATCTCGAAACGTCTCGTAGGCAGATCAGGAGGAAAACGAAAAGACCCAAGTTTCTGAGTCTCAAGCTCGAACTCGGCACCTCTCACGAGATCGAAGAGAGTCGTGGAACCACaaagagcaagaagaagaagaagaagaaacaaaaacagagcaAGACTAAAGGAGTTGATACGACAGCGtttaaggagaagaagagagcgGAGACTGTGGgaggagagaaagaagaagagcatTACGACAACGTTGCAGCTTACCTCTTCAGCTCCGCCACCGACAGCTCAATGTCCTCGATCCAAGATCTCCTCCCTTCCTCCGCCGTCCACGTGGATCGCGGCGGAGGAAGGAATCTGCCTCCGTACGACCGTCAAGAGCACGGCGggtcgtcttcttcttcgctgTTAAAGACGGCGATGAGGAAAGGAGCGAGCAAGGAAGAGGAGACGACGGAGGAGCGGTGGGTGAGTTATTCGGAGGTTGTGGAGGAGGTGATGAGCCGGAGCGGAACTCCACGGTGTTGCGTCGGAGATGGAAAAGATGGACGGCGTTCGCTGGCTCTGAAGCTTGATTATGAGCAGATCATGGAGGCTTGGTCGGATAAAGGTACTCTTTATGTCGACGGAGAACCGCCGCAGACGGTTCCGGACTTGCATGGTTCAGCTGAT GTGTTTAATGGCGGCGGAGACTCGGGGAGTTTATGGACGGTGCCTGAGATGGAGACGACGGAGAGATTATGGAGAGGGCATAGAGAAGCGAGCTTGCTCCGGTATAAGGAGAAACGACAAAACCGTCTTTTCTCTAAGCGGATTCGATACGAAGTTCGTAAACTCAACGCTGAGAAACGTCCTCGTGTTAAG GGCCGGTTTGTGAAGAGAGACGATTAG